The DNA sequence AGGCGGTGCACGTCGCCGACGTCGCAGACCGTGACCGGCAGCCCGTCGGAAGTTGCGGACACGCGGTCGACCGGCAGGACGCGGCTGCCCCGGCCTTCGAGAAGGATACGGACGGCGTTGCCGATCAGGCCGGCGGCGCCGGTGACCAGGATCGTGGACTCGTCGCTCATGTCGTACTTGTTCCTTATGCCTGAGCCCCTCATGCCTGAGCCATCGCGTGGCGACTCAACGCGCGGGTGCGCTGCGCCTCGCTCTGTTCGATCGGAAGTTCGGCCGCCAGCAGGGCTTTGGTGTAGTCCTCGGCCGGGCGGGCGAAGATCGTCTCCGTCTCGCCGTGCTCGACGATCTTGCCGTTGCGCATCACGGCGACGTAGTGGGCCAGCGACCGGACGGAGTTGAGGTCGTGGGTGATGAAGAGCGCCGACAGGCCCATGTCCCGCTGGAGGTCGCGCACGAGGTCGATGATCTGGGCGCGGACCCGGATGTCCAGCGCCGTCGTCGGCTCGTCGAACACGACGAAGTCGGGACCGGTGGCAAGCGCGCGCGCGATGCCGATCCGCTTCTGCTCGCCGGCCGTCAACTGGTGCGGATACGCCGCCGCCAGCGACGCGGGCAGGCGCACCATGTCGAGCAGCTCGCGCACCCGCCTGGCGCGGGCGGCCCGGTCCATGCCGGGGCTGAGGCCGAGCGGCTCCGCGATCAGGTCCTCCACCGGCCAGCGCGGGTTGAGGGCCACGTAGGGTTCCTGGAACACCATCTGGATGCGCCGGCGGAGCGGCCGGAACCCGCGCTCCGACAGGGTCGTGGTGTCGGTTCCGTCGAACAGGATGCGCCCGCCGTCGGAGTCGAGCAGGCGGACCAGGCACTGTCCGGCCGTCGTCTTGCCGGAGCCGCTCTCGCCGACCAGGGCCAGCGTCTCCCCCGCCGCGACCGAGAAGGAGATTCCGTCCACCGCCCGGACGAGCTTGCCGTTGCCGACGGGGAAGGACTTCTCCAGCTTCTCGACCTCGAGCAGCGGCTTTGGCGGTGCGGAGGCGGCGGTGCCGAACGCCCCCATCGGAGTGGGCCGGACCCGCGCCGCGTCGAGCAGCACGGCGCTGTACTGCGCCTCCGGCTTCTCCAGGAAGCGGCCGGCCGGCTTCAGCTCGACGATCCGGCCGTCGCGCATGATGGCGATGCGGTCGCAGTAGTTGGCGACCACACCGAGGTCGTGGGTGATGATCACGGCGCCGAGGCCGAGGTCGCGGCACCGCTTGACCAGCAGGTCGAGCACCTGGACCTGGATCGTGGCGTCGAGACCGAGCGTCGCGTCGTCGGCCAGCACGATCTGCGGTTCCGCAATCATCGCCATGGCGATGACGACGCGCTGCGCCATGCCGCCCGAAAGCTCGTGCGGATAGGCGTGGGCGCGGCGTTCCGGATCGACGATGCCGACCCTGGCGAACAGGTCGACCGCCGCCTTCCAGGCGCCCCGGCGGCTGCCGCCCTTGTGCGCGCGAAGGACGCGGGCGACCTGGGCGCCGACCTTCTCGACCGGGTCGAGCAGCGCCTTGGCGTTGGTGCCGATCAGGGCGATCCGGCCGCCGCGAAGCTCGCGCTTCTCCCGCGGCGTCATGGACGGCACGGACCGGCCGGACAGGCGCACGTCACCGCCCGTGATCCGGCCGCCCTCGGGCAGCAGGTCGATCAGGGCCCGCGCGAGGACGGACTTGCCGGCCCCGGTCTCGCCGACGATGCCGAGCACCTCGTCGCGCCGCAGGGTGAAGCTGACATCGCTCAGGACCGTCCGGTCGCCGAACGCGACCCTCAGCTTTTCGACGTCCAGGAGGACGCTGGAATCGGGGGCGTGAGAATCGGGGGCGGTCATTGGCGGGTCCTCGTCGTCGGGTCCGACAGGTCCTTCACCGCGTCGCCCAGCAGGGCGAAGCACAGGACCGAAAGCACGATCGCGAGGCCGGGGAACAGCGACACCCACCAGACGCCCAGGATCATCTGCTGAGCACCGCTCGAGACCATCAGACCCCATTCCGGCGTCGGCATCCTCACCCCGGCGCCGATGAAGGACAGGCCGGCGGTCAGCAGGATCGCCATGCCGATGCTGATCGACACCTGGACGATGGCCGGGGTCAGCGCGTTCGGCAGGATATGCTGGAACATGATCGAGAAGTCGGTGGCGCCGCTGCACCGCGCAGCGCTGATGAAAGGCCGCTCGCGGAGCGACAGCACCTCGGCCCGGATCAGCCGGGCGAACATCGGGGTGAACAGCACGGCCAGGACGATCGCGACGTTCCAGATCTCCTGCCCCATCACCGAGACCAGCGCCATCCCCAGCACGAACACCGGAAAGGACTGGATGAAGTCGAACAGGCGCATCATCAGCGAGCTGACGATTCCCCGGTAGTAGCCGATCAGCAGGCCCATCGGCACGCCCAGGGCTAAGGCCAGCGCCACCGCCGAGATGCTGATCAGCAGGTTGATCCGCGTCGCGTGGATGATCCGCGAATAGATGTCCATGCCGGACACGTCGGTACCGAACCAGTGTTCCAGCGACGGCGGCTGGAGCGAACTGAGCGGGTCGGCCTCGACCGGCGAGTGGGTCGACAGCACCGGCGCGAACACGATGGCGGCGACCTGCAGGGTCAGCAGGACCAGTCCGGCCAGGGCCGCCGGGTGGCGCCTGAGATAGGGGAGAAGGCTGCGGAGGGAAGCCATGGCGGATGTTCTCCTCACACCTTGATCCGCGGGTCGGCCAGCTCGTAGAGGATGTCCACGACGAGATAGACGATCAGGATGAAGCCGGCCGCGACCAGCACGAAGCCCTGGAGCGCCGGATAGTCGCTGTTGATCACGGCCTGGACCGCGTACTGCCCCAGCCCGCCCCAGGCGAAGATGGTCTCGACCAGCACGGCGGCGCCGAGAAGGAAGCCGAACAGGAAACCGACCAGGGTGATCACCGGCGGCAGGCTGTTGCGCAGCGCGCTGCGGACGATGGCGCGCTGGGACAGGCCGCTCGCCCGCTGGTGCCGGATGAAGTCGCTTCGCCAGATGTCGTTGAAGCTGGTCTTGGTCATCTTCATCAGCGCGCCGGCATTGACGATGGTCAGCGTCAGGACCGGCAGCAGCAGCCGCCCGGCGGAGGACTGGAAAGCGGTCCAGTCGCCCGCGATCAGGCTGTCGATCGTGTAGAAGCCGGTGACGCCCGGCGGCGCGGAGACCATCGCGTCGATCCTCCCGAACGGAGCCGGCACGGCGCCGGCGAGGTAGAACAGGAAGAAGATCAGCAGCAGCCCGACCCAGAAATCCGGAATGGCCCCCGCCGCGAGGCCGTAGACCTGCGAGAACCGGTCGACGATTCCGCCGCGGTGGACGACCGACAGGACGGCGAGCGTCACGCCGACGATGACGGTAAGGATCATCGCATATGTGATGAGTTCCAGAGTTGCCGGAGCCCGCTCCATCAGGTCGACCGTCACCGGATTGGAGGTGAACAGGGAAACGCCGAGGTCACCGTGCAGAACATTGCCCATGTAGGCGATGAATTGCTCCCAGATGCTGCGGTCCAGGCCGAGCCTTTCGCGCAGCGCCGCAATGCTGTCCGGCGTGGCCGTGTTGCCCAGCATCAGCAGGGCCGGATCACCCGGCAGCATCCGCACCAGCAGGAAGGTCACGAGCATCACGCCGAACATCTGCGGCACGATCAGCGGCAGACGGGTGGCGACGATGCGCAAGGGACGCGGCAGGCCACGCCAGAAGCCTTGAAGGTTCATTGGTTCGCCAACTGGGATGCGGGGAGGCGAAGGCTGGGTCCAAGCCTCCGCCGGGCCGGTATCAGTGTGCCGTGCTCAGTTCTTGGTCCAGTCGAACCAGGCGTTGCCGTTGGGCGTGTACCAGGAATAGCCGCCCAGGTTGGACCGCGTCGCGACCTGATAGCCGGGATTGACCAGGAAGACCCAGGGCGCGTTCTCCACCGTGATCTGCTGGACCCGCTTCATGCCTTCGAGGCGCTTGGGCTCGTCGGTGCTGATCAGGGCCTGGTCGATCAGCTTGTCGACCTCGTCGCTTTTGAAGTGCGAATAGTTGATCAGCGAGGCGCTGTTGAGCCACAGGTTCGCGACGTAGGCGGCGTCGGGCACGATCGCCATGTCGCGGAAGAAGTACATGGGGATCGTGCCCTTGCTGTAGCGCTCGACCAGGGTCGAAGCCGGCAGCTTGGACAGGGTGATGTCCACGCCCGCCCTGGCGAAGGCCGACTTCAGGATGACGGCCATCTCCTCTTCGAGCTGGTCGCCGGTGCGATAACCCAGCTCGGTCTTGAAGCCGTCGGGGAAGCCCGCCTCGGCGAGCAGGCTCTTGGCCTTCTCGACATCGGTGGTATAGGTGAAATACTGGTCGGTGAAGCCGGGATAGATCTCGGAAATCGGGCTCCTGGTCGGCCGCGCCGTGTTGAAGTAGACCGCCTTCAGGATGTCGTCGCGCGGGACCAGGTAGTTGAGCGCCTGCCGCACCCGGACGTCGTTGAACGGCGGCGTGTCGTTGTTCATCTCGACACGGTGGATGTAGTTGCCGAACACCTTGTTGACCTTGACGTTCGGCATCTTCTCCAGCAGCACCAGCTCGCGCGGCAGCAGGTATTCGGCGACGTCGACGGAGCCGGCCTGGAGCGCCGCGACCCGGTTGGCCGAAGTCGGCATCTCGCGGAAGATCACCCTCTTCAGCTTCGGCGCGCCGCGGTAGTAGTCGGGGTTGGCTTCGTAGACGATCTCCTGGCCGGGCGAATACTTGGTCACCCGATAGGGACCGAAGGACGCGCTGTTGGTGGCGAGCCAGCGCTGCGCCCACGGATCGTCGGCCGTGACGTGCTTCCTGATCTCGACCGCATCCAGCATGCCCAGGTCGCTGTTGATCCACAAACGCTCGATCAGCGGCGAGGAATTGGGAATGCTGACCTTGACGGTATAGTCGTCGACCTTCGAGAAAGCGCTCTCGAACGACGTGATCTTAAGGATCTGGGTCATGTACCAGTGGAAGTTCGCCTTGAGGTTCCAGCCCCGTTCGAACGACCACATCACGGCGTCGGCGTTCAGCTCGTTCCCGGCGGCGCTCTTCACGCCCTTGCGCAGGTGGAAGGTGATGGACTTCATGTCCGGCCCGACCTCCCAGCTCTCCGCCAGGGCGCCGACGATCTTGCCGAAATCCTCGTAGGTGACGCCGTCCTCGCCCTTCTTGGGCGCATAGGCCAGCAGGCGCTCGTAGACATTGCGGCGCAGTTCGTGGACCGCCTCGGTCGGCGGATACTCCTGGTCCAGCGATTCCGGCGTCCGGGGACCGGCGACGACCAGCGTGGACTTGGCGTTCTGCGCCTGGGCGGGGGTGGCGGCGGGCGCCGACGCGAGCGCCAGCGACGCCGAGAACAGCAGGCCGGACAGAACCTTGGCGGACGGGTGCCACTCAAACATGGTGCCGAGATTTTTCATGAAGCTCCCCCTATAGTCGTTCGGTGGTGGTGCGGGGCGCGGCAGCCGCGGCCCGGTGAACGATCGCTCAAGACGGACCCGAGGCGGTTTCCGGGGAAACCACCACATCGAAAGGCTCGACGGCGGGGAAACGGCGATCGTCCGGAGTGCCGTCCTCGTGGATCAGCAGGACGAAGGTTGCGGGGTCCCCGAACGACGCCATGCCGATGTGCCAGACGCCCACATGATAGTTGATGCCGGTCGGATGGCTGACGCGGAACGCGGTCAGCGTCGACGGGTCCGGCTTGCCGGTGCCGTCGTCGTGGGCGACAACGACGATGTAGTCGCGGGCGTCCAGCGGAATGAACGCTTGGGCCGAGAACGGATGACACTCCATCTCGGATACCCGCAGTTCCGTCGGGACGGCGTCGCAGCGGACGAGCGCCACGTTCGTCCGTGCCTGCGGGCGCAGATTGCTGAATGTGGCCGCGAGATCGATCCGGCCCGTTTCCGCCGGCCCCTCCGGCAGATCACCGAACGGACCGAGTGCCTCGGCGGTAACCGTCCGAACCTGGCCAGTCCGGGTCGTGAAATCTTGGAACATATCGGAATCGGCCTTTTGCCTTACCGGTAAGACCACATAGCATCATCATATGCCGGTATGCGGCGCAATAAAAATCTGCACTATGCACAATGATTCTGCAGTATGCCCAAGTAAATAGCGCTTTCGGTCCATTTTCTAGGCGGTATCGTGGCAAACGAGCGGGACGATATGAGATCGGACCGGTCAGACCAATCAACGCGGCCGGTCCAGAAGCCTTGTGCCGGTTCCGCGCTTTGCGATATGGCTTTCTCCCTTTACGGGAATCAGGAATAGCAGGCTCGGTGAAAGGCAAGCTCGGTGAAGGAATGACTCCACTCAACGGGGCGCGAGCGCCGGTTCCGCAGACCATCGTGTGGCGCATCCAGGACATGATCCAGTCCGGCGAGATCAAGCCGGGGGAAAAGCTGCCCTCGCAGCGGGACCTCGCCGTCCGCTTCAGCATCAGCAGGGCGTCGCTCCGCGAAGCCATGAGCGTCCTGGAAACGCTGGGCTCGATCCGGATCGAGCCGGGACGCGGCGCCGTCGTCTGCGCCGAAGGCTCGCAACCCGGCTGGCGCTTCGGCAACCGCATCCCGAAGGAGGACGTGTTCCAGGTCCGTCTTCACGTCGAAGCCTATACGGCGGGTCTCGCCGCGCCGCGGATCACCCAATCGGAAGTCGATGAGCTGCGCAGGACGATCGGGGAGATGCGCACCTGCTTCGAGGAGGGTCAGTTGGAGGGCGTTGCCCGGACCGACCTGCACTTCCACACGGCGATCGTGACGGCGGCTGGAAACCGGGTCTTCACCGACATGTACCAGAGCTTTTCGGCGATGATCCTGGAAAGCCACCGGGCGCCGCTGACGGCTCGCGACCGATTGTACGAACCGGTGGCGGAGCATGAGAGCATCGTGGCCGCGCTGGAGCGGCACGACGCCGAGGGTGCGGTCTACCACATGCGCTACCACTTGATCCGGGCCGCCGGCCGCAGCGGCATCGACGAGGACCTGTGCAGGTCGTGGTAATACCCCGCTCCTCTCATATCGTAGGACCGCCCGCTCACGGATGAGCTGGCTCCCGGAACTGAGACAGGTGATTTCGTGAGAGGCCTGCTGTTCCGAAAAACAGAGGGTGTTGAGGTGAGGACGAGATCAATCTGAGCAATGGGACGATGTGAGATTTAAGGCCGATCGATTTCCGACATGATGATGCTGTGGTGCACGGGGGCCGAAGAGCACGGATTCCTCCCCTGGCTCGGTGATCTTCAAGCGGCGGGGACGGGGTCTGAGGTCGAGCATTCGGTTGAGGATGCTGACAGCGATGCGGGCTTCGGCTTCCTGCGCTGGCCGGTTGTGCGAGCGCAAAGCGTTGCGTTGGTGCACGGATGCGGCGGTTGCCCGTGCGTATGATGCTGGATAGAAGCAGGTCCTTTTCTGATCGCCCTGCCTGAGCATGCCGCACAAGTACAATGCCGACCGCCGCCACCGGATTCCGAGAACCCGCTACAAGGTGACGAACTGGCAAGCCTACGAGGCTGGCCTGCGCCAGCGCGGCTCGCTGACGATCTGGTTCACCGAGGACGCGATCGCCGCTTGGCAGGCACCGCGGCGGACCACGCCGGGCGGCCAGGCGCGTTACTCGGACCTTGCGATCGAGACAGCGCTGATCCTAAGAGTGGTGTTCCGCCAGCCGTTGCAGCAGACCGAGGGGCTGGTCGGTTCACTGCTCGGGCTGATGGGGCTGGACCTGCCGGTGCCGGACCATTCGACGTTGAGCCGGCGGGCCGGGACCTTGGCGGTGGCTCCTCAGCCCCGGGGGGCGAGCGGACCGGTGCACCTTCTGGTCGACAGCACCGGGGTGAAGCTCAGCGGGCCGGACGCAACGTGAAATGGCCGCCGGAAGTCCGCCGATCCAATGGTCCCTCGTCAGCTCAGCCGCAACGGGGCGCGTCCGACATCGTTGTTGGCGTCGACCAGACGCTTCAGGGTGTCGATGAATGCCTGCCGCTCGTGAGGCGGCAGGGCATCGATGGTGCGCAGATGGGCCCGGCTCGCCCCCTCCGCCAGCCGTTCCAGCGTCAGCCGGCCGGCGTCGGTGAGTGTCGCCAGCCTCATGCGCCGGTCGTCGGAGGCGATCCGGCGATCGATCAGGCCGCGCTTGCTGAGGCGGGCGAGCACGTCGGCGATGTTCGTCCGGTCCAGTCCGACGGCCTGCGCCAGCGCCGTCTGGTCGGCGGTGCCCAGGTGGTCAAGCGTCGTCAAGACGCTGTACTGGACAGGCGTTATGTTTTCCCCGGCGCATTCCTCCGCGAACAGGGCGACATGGATCTGGTGGAGGCGTCTGATCAGGAAGCCCGGCCGCTCGAAGATCGGCAGAGAGCGCCAGCGGTCGGGTGGCTCCGGTGTGTCGCTCTGGTCGGGCATGGGGGCGGAGGTGTCGGCGGGTGGTGGCATGTGACCGGCTTGCTCGTCGGGAGACGCACCATAGGCCATGGAAGCCGGCCGCACCATCACCACCCGATCGTCTTCCTGAGTCGTGCCAGCAGGGCGCCCAGGACCAGCCCGATGCCGCTGGCAGGACCCGCGGCGGCGGCGGGCTCTCCCCGGGCCAGCGCGGAGAAGTTGGCGGCGAAGTCCGACAGGAGCCTGTCGATCACGCCGGAAACGATCGCCGGCCGGCCGAACTGCGCCAGCGGCCCTTTCAGCCGGTAGGTCAGCTCCACCTCGACCCGGCTGCCGCCGTTGTCGTCCGGCAAGACGCGGAAATCCATCGCGCCGTCGGCCGACGACCGGCTGCGGGTGTCGCCGCCGCGCCCCCGGACAGTTCCGGATCGGGCGGCCTCGTCGAAGCCGACGGCCGCCTTGCCGGCGAACGCGGTGCGGATGGGACCGATCGCGACCGTGAAGGTACCGTCCAGCACGTTCTCCTCCGGCGGTCCGGCCAGCTTCGCTCCGGGCAGGCAGGCGACCACCGCGTCGATCCGCTTGACCAGTTCCCAAAGGCGGTCCGGCGGAAGGTCGAACGGGATCGAGCGTCCGAGCGTGACGCCGTCCTTGATCGCACCGGAAGCATCGAGGGGTTGGGATGCCGGATCGGGAGCCTGCGGGGGGGCCGTCCGGGTCCGCCCGGCGGCGACGGTCCGGGGTGCCGGTCCGGTCCGGGAGATCGGCTGGACCGGCGCCGGGACGGGGTCGGCCAGGACGTCCCGGATCGCCTCGACGATGCCGGCGTAGCCCGTGCATCGGCACAGATTGCCGGCCAGCTCCTCGCGGATGCGATCTTCGTCGGCGTCGGGCAGGCGGCGGACGATGTCGTAGGCGGTGACCAGCATTCCGGGCGTGCAGAAGCCGCATTGGAGCGCGTGGCGGCGCGAAAAGGCATCGCGCAGCCGTCCCATCAGCGGGTCTTCGTCGAAACTCTCGATCGTCCGGACCTCCGCGTCCGCGCAGGACGCGGCGAAGGTCAGGCAAGACCGGACCGGGCGCCCGTCCACCATCAAGGTGCAGGCGCCGCAGACCCCGTGCTCGCAGCCCACGTGGGTGCCGGTCAGCAACTGGTCCTCGCGCAGGAAATCGGCGAGATGGGTGCGCGGCTCGACCTCGGCCGAGACGGTCCGGTCGTTGACGCGCAGGGTGACGGCGTTCATCAGGCTGCTCCCCGGTGCGGCCGGCCGGCCGCGATGGCGATGGCCTCGCGCAGGGCGACGGCATGGAGGGCGAGTGTGCGGGCGGGCCGGTCGGGCAGGGCGCGCCGCAAGGCTTCCTCGGCGGACAGGGTTCCGGACAGCACGGCGCCGGCGTCGGGCAGCAGGATCGGCGGCCGCTCGATCGCGCCGGCCACCAGCCGGACTTCCCCGGTCCGGTCGTCGATCAGCACGGCGGCGCTGGCCTTGGCGAACTCGCCCACCTTCCGGGTGAACTTCCAATAGCCCCAGCGCGCCTGCGGGCCGCGCTTGGCGATGCGGACGCCGGTCAGGATCTCGCCCCGGCGGAGGGTCGTCGCGAAGGGGCCGGCGATGAAGGTCGCCAGCGGTTCCACCCGGACGGCGCCGGCCGGGTCGGCGACCACCGCTTCGGCCCCCAGGGCGGTCAGGGTGACCACCCAGTCGGCCGCCGGGTCGGCATGGACGAGGCTGCCTCCCAGGGTCCCGCGGTTGCGGACCGCCCGGTAGGCGATGCGTCCGGCGATCTCCCGCAGCCAGCCGCCGGTGGCGTCGGGGACGGCTCCGTCCTCGATCTCGGCATGGGTGACCGCGGCGCCGTAGAGGAGGCGGTCGCCCTCGTCGGTCACGGCGCGCAGGTCGGCGGCCCGGGAGATGTCGACCAGGTGCGCCGGGCGCGCCAGCCGCAGGTTCAGCATCGGTCCCAGCGACTGGCCGCCGGCGACGATCCGGGCCTCCGGCGACCCGTCCCCGGTCAGGGCCGCGGCTTCGGCGGCGTCACGGGCCGTCGTCAGGTCGAAGGGCGCGGGCTTCATGCCGCTTCTCCCAGGCGGGCCTTGCGCTCCGCGGCGTCGAGGGCCGCCATCACCCGTTCCGGCGTGATCGGCAGTTCCGCGACGCGGGCGCCGAGCGGCCGCAGCGCGTCGTTGACCGCGTTGGCGATGGCGGCGGGCGGACCGATCGCGCCGCTCTCCCCGATCCCCTTCTGGCCGTACCGGCTGAGCGGCGACGGCGTCTCCATGTGGAGGATGCGGATCGCCGGAACCTCGGCGGCACCGGGCAGGTGATAGTCGGCGAGGGTGGCCGCCATCGGCTGGCCGTCGGCGTCGAAGCGCATTTCCTCGAACAGGGCGGTGCCGATGCCCTGCGCCGCGCCGCCCAGCACCTGCCCGTCCACCACCATCGGGTTGATCAGCGTGCCGCCGTCCTCGACGATGACATAGTCGAGCAGCCTGACTTCGCCGAGCGCCAGATCGACCCGGACGGTGACGGCATGGCACGCATAGGAGAAGGTGCCGGTATCGCGGACCGTCCGGTAGCCCTGGGTCACCTCCAGGCCGCCGGGATCGACGTCGGGCGGCAGATGCTGGGGCGCCAGGTACCACAGGCGCGCGATCTCGCGCAGCGGGATCTCGCCGGCCCCCGCGCGTGCCACGCCGTCCGCCAGCACGACGTCGTCGGGAGCCGCCTGGAGCAGGTGTGCCGCGATGTGGCGGATGCGGTCGCCGAGCTTGGCCGACGCGGCGGCGACGGCGCCGCCCGCCATCACGATGCAGCGGGATCCCCAGGTGCCCGTGGAGTAGGGGGTCAGCGCCGTGTCGCCATGGACGACGCGGACCGCCTCGGGCCTGATTCCCAGCTCCTCGTAGGCGATCTGGGCCAGCGTCGTCTCCAGGCCCTGGCCGTGGCTGTGAACGCCGACGCGCACCTCAAGGCCGCCGTCAGGGGTCAGGCGGGCCGTCGCCTGTTCGAACCCAGGCACCATGGGAATGCCCCAGCCATGATAGACCGAGGTGCCGTGGGCGCCCTGCTCGCAGAAAACCGAGAATCCGACGCCGATCCGGTAGCGGTCGTCGCCCTCCATCTTCTGCCGCTGCCGGACGGCGGACACGTCGATCGCCTCGACCGCGCGGCGCAGCGCCTCGGGATAGTCGCCGCTGTCGAAATACTTGCTGGTGATGCTGGTGAAGGGCATTTCCGACGGTTCGACCAGGTTGCGCCGCCGGATTTCCCACGGTTCGATGCCCAGTTCCTCCGCCAGCCCGTCCATCAGAAGCTCCATCGCGAAGCAGACGCCGGTACGCGCGACGCCGCGATAGGGCAGGATGGGCGGCTTGTTGGTCGCGACCGACCAGGTGCGGCAGCGATAGCCGTCCATGCGATAGGGACCGGGCAGGATGCTGGCGACCTGCGCCGCCTCCAGGCAGGCCGAGAACGGATAGATCGAGTAGGCGCCGGAATCGACGATCGCCTCGCAATCGACCGCCAGCAGCCGGCCGTCGGCGGCGGCGTAGCCGGTGATCTCGTAATGGTGCTCGCGGCAGTTGGCGCCCCCCGTCAGGTGCTCCCGCCGGTCCTCGATCCAGCGGACCGGGCGCCGCAGCCTCAAGGCGAGCCAGGCGGCGCAGACCTCCTCGGTCAGCAGCACGCCCTTGTAGCCGAAGCCGCCGCCGACGTCGGGAGCGACGATGCGGATGCGGGACT is a window from the Skermanella sp. TT6 genome containing:
- a CDS encoding xanthine dehydrogenase family protein molybdopterin-binding subunit yields the protein MAGKGTDYGVGASITRLEDDRYLRGRGRYVADIRMAGMLDIAFVRSPVAHGRIRSISKPADGAEDVFVAADLNGVTGIRADSGLRGFRSSVQPILAADKVRHVGEPIAACVASTRALAEDLAEAVSVEFDELPAVSEMTRARAADAPLLHADWDENVFLETAVDTGFDAAIRGAAAVVRRTCRTARQCMAPIEGRGVVAVWDNHAEQLVLYTATQMPHIVRTGLSASLGLDQSRIRIVAPDVGGGFGYKGVLLTEEVCAAWLALRLRRPVRWIEDRREHLTGGANCREHHYEITGYAAADGRLLAVDCEAIVDSGAYSIYPFSACLEAAQVASILPGPYRMDGYRCRTWSVATNKPPILPYRGVARTGVCFAMELLMDGLAEELGIEPWEIRRRNLVEPSEMPFTSITSKYFDSGDYPEALRRAVEAIDVSAVRQRQKMEGDDRYRIGVGFSVFCEQGAHGTSVYHGWGIPMVPGFEQATARLTPDGGLEVRVGVHSHGQGLETTLAQIAYEELGIRPEAVRVVHGDTALTPYSTGTWGSRCIVMAGGAVAAASAKLGDRIRHIAAHLLQAAPDDVVLADGVARAGAGEIPLREIARLWYLAPQHLPPDVDPGGLEVTQGYRTVRDTGTFSYACHAVTVRVDLALGEVRLLDYVIVEDGGTLINPMVVDGQVLGGAAQGIGTALFEEMRFDADGQPMAATLADYHLPGAAEVPAIRILHMETPSPLSRYGQKGIGESGAIGPPAAIANAVNDALRPLGARVAELPITPERVMAALDAAERKARLGEAA